One Pyrenophora tritici-repentis strain M4 chromosome 5, whole genome shotgun sequence DNA window includes the following coding sequences:
- a CDS encoding NtpE, Archaeal-vacuolar-type H+-ATPase subunit E, with translation MSQVHALSDDQVAGELKKMTAFIRQEAMEKANEIRLKADEEFAIEKSKLVRQEQASIDSSYEKKFKQASMSQQITRSTVSNKSRLRILSARQELLNRLFEDAEKKLADVSKDQSKYQGIMKALILEGAYALNEDKLQVKVRKADNDLTKKAIEEAQTEYKKQIGKDVSITIDESDPLPEGSAGGAIIVGTNGRIDINNTLQERLKLLESQALPSIRVTLFGENENRKFHD, from the exons ATGTCGCAAGTCCACGCCCTCTCCGACGACCAG GTCGCCGGCGAGCTCAAGAAGATGACGGCCTTTATCCGGCAGGAAGCCATGGAAAAGGCAAACGAGATCCGGCTCAAAGCCGACGAGGAGTTTGCAATCGAAAAGTCCAAGCTCGTGCGCCAGGAGCAGGCGTCCATCGACTCGTCGTACGAGAAGAAGTTCAAGCAGGCGAGCATGTCGCAGCAAATCACCCGCTCCACCGTCTCCAACAAGAGCAGATTACGCATCCTGTCCGCCCGCCAGGAGCTGCTCAACCGCCTGTTCGAGGACGCCGAGAAGAAGCTGGCCGACGTGTCAAAGGATCAGAGCAAGTACCAGGGTATCATGAAGGCCTTGATCCTCGAGGGTGCATATGCTCTTAATGAGGATAAGCTGCAGGTCAAGGTGCGCAAGGCGGATAATGACCTCACCAAGAAGGCCATCGAAGAGGCCCAGACCGAGTACAAGAAGCAGATTGGAAAGGATGTCTCAATCACTATTGACGAGAGCGACCCGCTGCCAGAGGGATC TGCTGGAGGCGCCATCATTGTCGGCACAAACGGCCGCATTGACATCAACAACACGCTACAAGAACGATTGAAGCTGCTCGAATCCCAGGCCCTACCCTCCATCCGAGTTACGCTATTTGGCGAGAATGAGAACAGAAAGTTCCACGACTAA
- a CDS encoding Mg-trans-NIPA multi-domain protein: protein MVELSGGASVALGVMVGLASTSIQSVGLTLQRKSHLLEEEKDDDDDRRPPYKRRRWQLGMLMFVVANIVGSTIQITTLPLPVLSTLQASGLVFNSICASIILSEPFTQYSLIGTMLVAIGALLIALFGAIAEPSHNLDQLLVLLGRKHFLVWMIMTGVAVVLLLFATWLLKHMYPRTTPRLRLVRGMFFGCISGILSAHSLLIAKSAVELLVRTIVDRHNEFNRWQSWMILIGLVVFALTQLYYMHCGLKLCSTSVLYPLVFCIYNIIAIIDGLIYFNQGDRLSSLHAGLIALGTVILLAGVVCLSWRLEDNEEEPTSPVASKHGRVQLPQTALQPGLGLAHSHSVDEPASPLDRDEEASAGQKPLDERTPLLAKTPRGSALSLVNAKKRAMEAGGQKSPQLNTPRKSSRRRRMTLTLSEETNEIWDELNDRETLPSPARQSVDLERRPRSGTLPPRRNNAQSAWLNHMRRRSWFEGLGSRQGRSVSQGKLPADSSPLLLNHPDPDDGDTSDADIMESSSRRNTWGYGSGQADKSQEALGDWFKLKWWRKKWREDEEHDGRDEDDQERRT from the exons ATGGTGGAACTCTCGGGAGGCGCGAGCGTTGCT CTGGGAGTAATGGTCGGCCTCGCCTCCACCAGTATTCAGAGTGTTGGCCTCACGCTGCAGAGAAAGTCGCATCTCCTCGAGGAAGAGaaagacgacgacgacgatagACGGCCACCCTACAAGCGACGAAGATGGCAG CTGGGCATGCTCATGTTCGTCGTGGCCAACATTGTCGGCAGCACCATTCAGATCACCACACTCCCTCTCCCCGTCCTATCCACTCTCCAGGCGTCCGGCCTCGTCTTCAACTCGATATGCGCCTCCATCATCCTCAGCGAACCCTTTACCCAATATTCCTTGATCGGCACAATGCTCGTCGCAATCGGCGCATTGCTAATCGCTCTCTTTGGCGCCATCGCCGAGCCGTCGCATAATCTAGATCAACTACTGGTACTGTTGGGACGGAAGCACTTTCTCGTGTGGATGATCATGACGGGTGTTGCAGTAGTCCTCTTGCTTTTCGCTACCTGGCTGCTAAAACACATGTACCCTCGCACCACTCCCCGATTACGCCTGGTCCGCGGCATGTTCTTTGGTTGCATCAGTGGCATACTTTCTGCCCATTCGCTCCTTATCGCCAAAAGCGCCGTCGAGTTGCTAGTACGGACCATTGTCGATCGCCACAACGAGTTCAACCGCTGGCAATCGTGGATGATTCTGATTGGATTGGTCGTCTTCGCCTTGACCCAGCTATACTACATGCACTGTGGACTGAAGCTTTGCAGCACAAGTGTCCTCTATCCTTTGGTATTCTGTATATACAACATCATTGCCATCATAGACGGCTTGATTTATTTTAACCAGGGTGATAGGCTGTCGAGTCTACATGCCGGTCTCATCGCGCTCGGGACTGTGATTCTTTTGGCTGGTGTTGTCTGCTTGAGCTGGCGACTTGAAGACAATGAGGAAGAACCCACATCACCAGTGGCGAGCAAGCACGGCAGGGTTCAATTACCTCAGACGGCCCTTCAACCTGGCCTTGGCCTCGCGCATAGCCACAGTGTGGACGAACCGGCATCACCATTGGATCGTGACGAGGAAGCGTCAGCTGGCCAGAAGCCCCTCGACGAAAGAACACCACTGTTAGCCAAAACACCCAGGGGTTCTGCATTGAGTTTGGTCAACGCGAAGAAGCGAGCGATGGAAGCGGGCGGGCAAAAGAGCCCACAACTAAACACACCCCGCAAATCTTCGAGACGACGAAGGATGACTCTGACCCTCTCGGAGGAAACGAACGAGATTTGGGACGAGCTCAACGATAGAGAGACTCTACCCTCGCCTGCCAGACAATCTGTAGATCTGGAACGAAGACCACGATCCGGAACATTACCACCACGAAGAAACAACGCCCAATCTGCCTGGCTCAACCACATGCGTCGACGATCCTGGTTCGAAGGACTCGGAAGCCGACAAGGCAGAAGTGTCTCACAAGGGAAACTGCCCGCCGACAGCAGCCCATTACTCCTCAACCACCCCGATCCCGATGACGGCGACACCTCCGATGCAGACATTATGGAATCTTCGTCGCGAAGAAATACATGGGGATACGGCAGCGGCCAGGCAGACAAAAGCCAAGAAGCACTTGGCGACTGGTTCAAGCTGAAATGGTGGCGCAAGAAATGGAGAGAAGACGAGGAGCATGATGGACGAGATGAAGATGATCAGGAACGACGGACATGA
- a CDS encoding EutQ, Ethanolamine utilization protein, translated as MPAMQYFEKAQTTFNPPLIANENAYLGDVVSSESTDPEKPISGGFYRLEKGTPLVYTYTYDEIKIIVDGHFYISDETGKEVKAEKGDVFFFPKGSKITFKTDDFGLGFFVGQRKKDGA; from the exons ATGCCAGCAATGCAATATTTCGAAAAGGCGCAAACAACGTTTAACCCCCCACTCATCGCAAACGAAAACGCGTATCTGGGCGATGTAGTCTCGTC CGAATCCACTGACCCCGAAAAGCCCATAAGCGGTGGTTTCTACCGTCTGGAAAAGGGAACACCACTCGTGTACACGTACACGTATGATGAGATTAAGATTATAGTTGATGGACATTTTTACATCAGCG ATGAGACGGGCAAGGAAGTAAAAGCGGAAAAGGGTGatgtcttcttctttccaAAGGGGAGTAAGATTACCTTCAAGACGGATGATTTTGGCTTGGGGTTTTTTGTTGGGCAGAGGAAGAAGGATGGGGCGTAG
- a CDS encoding SPS1, Serine-threonine protein kinase, which produces MSQTKLSDLSNYFRFIQTHSHVKKLGAGGDGTVSLWKHKRSGVLVAVKTPNQTYNPTPCSALTKEAKALELLGKHPHIVEILAYLIDFKPRGPAVLLEYAPLGDLRGYQAKVFEQFRLCAQLAKQKIIEQVPEETVCKLLGDMALALKFLHGEGFVHADFKPENILVCYPDGWADDNDIPTRPVFKLTDFSRMTPFPLPLHIRNRYYGTPEYGPPPEKSTNKTTNI; this is translated from the coding sequence ATGTCGCAAACCAAACTGTCTGACCTATCCAATTATTTCCGATTTATACAGACACACTCGCACGTTAAAAAGCTCGGGGCTGGTGGTGATGGTACCGTCAGTTTGTGGAAACACAAGCGTTCTGGAGTATTGGTTGCTGTTAAGACACCAAACCAGACTTACAACCCCACGCCGTGCTCTGCCCTGACGAAGGAGGCTAAGGCCCTTGAGCTTCTAGGTAAGCATCCTCATATTGTTGAAATACTAGCGTATTTGATTGACTTCAAGCCACGCGGGCCGGCAGTCTTGCTGGAATATGCACCCTTGGGCGATTTGCGTGGCTACCAAGCAAAAGTTTTCGAGCAGTTCAGATTGTGCGCGCAGCTAGCGAAGCAGAAGATCATAGAACAGGTTCCCGAGGAAACGGTTTGCAAGTTGTTGGGTGACATGGCCCTGGCCCTGAAGTTCCTCCATGGGGAAGGTTTTGTGCACGCAGACTTCAAGCCAGAGAACATTCTCGTTTGCTACCCTGACGGCTGGGCAGATGACAACGACATACCCACTAGGCCCGTCTTCAAGCTTACAGACTTTTCCCGCATGACACCCTTTCCACTTCCCCTGCACATTCGCAACAGGTACTATGGCACGCCGGAGTATGGGCCACCCCCAGagaagtcaacaaacaaaacaaccaacatttga
- a CDS encoding Dimer-Tnp-hAT multi-domain protein yields the protein MPSIPAKRKPEAAEEADTPFKRAQRTRKPTLKALLGDGSQPTQPIELPESTPDPPTEPPTQVIEPPTRAIEPPCKPVQQPEERPRRASPLPILAASQASRLTDEPAWESQLMFDKPEDSIVQPLAFSSAATEASVEEDSAVSVDFRDFEGVDWSRLKGFVAPLSTPRGKASWIFQHGWRVWKEGTHHPDELYFVCKYCHIHKLPNGVHRVTKSTTAANGHLQLDKPGHRLSKDGPILSKPLRKHGQQSLRQAALSGVKFSLEAYKTIGNFDVQEFRQAAALWLVDNNRPLREFETPAFRKMIRLANPEAEAALWRSHNSVSAFVMRLYSWLRPQVVRALAEAESKVHISFDGWTTKGGKRGFFSVVAHYANSKGAIVDLPIALPQLVGAHTGEAIADAVTKILQSFSINRSKLGYFVLDNAYNNDTAVNKLAAMYHFSASDRRLRCACHILNLVGQTIMFGRDADAYNNALENTKMEDFYMKEWRKEGPLGVYLDIINYINTPKQWSIFEDCQREAVNSMPTGASGGTREPIKPCVTRWNSYYDCFKRGVQLQQAINAYATYHIRETEQADEQAAIRGNKLPDVPRWMRSDGLTAADWAVITEYMAILQPLKFATDRLQGRGKCGRFGALYEVIPVFESVITELDARLRPYESVNHEPSEAPEDHIPINLRAARRKASNYFTKILQSPIYYAATALHPRYKTYSKRFWRDKPTQLSTAHAKFLRVWAAYKPAAAATTPTPAPKPTMSSFDDAIDAILDEDGEHTLEVEDEYDSWLKEPMWTSDQHKEGPTAVQYWLSLKPKYPHLSRLAIDVLTIPTSSSDCERVFAGTGDIIEPQRRKIGAQLLAALVCLQRWTRAGFTTPSTTTAAKHTDEELTEEFAIGTWEEPPAELS from the coding sequence atgccctctataccagcaaaacgcaagcccgaggctgccgaagaagctgatactcccttcaagcgagcacaacgtacgcgcaaacctacgctcaaagcgctgttgggtgacggcagccagccaacccagccgatagagctgccagaaagtacgccggatccgcctacagagccgcctacacaagttatcgagccgcccacacgggctattgaaccgccatgtaagcctgtacaacaacccgaggagcgccctcggcgggcatcaccactgcctattttggctgcctcacaagcctctcggctcactgatgagccagcctgggagtcgcagttaatgtttgataagccagaggactctattgtacagcctttagctttctctagcgctgccactgaggcttcggtggaggaggatagcgctgtgagcgtcgattttcgcgactttgagggcgtcgattggtcgcgattaaaggggtttgtcgcgccgctgagcactccacgaggcaaggcaagctggatttttcaacacggctggcgtgtctggaaggagggtactcaccacccagatgagttgtactttgtgtgcaagtactgtcatattcataagctacctaatggtgtacaccgagtaacgaagtcaaccactgccgccaacgggcacctccagcttgataaacctggtcatcggctcagcaaagatggtccaatcctaagcaaacctctccgcaaacatggacaacaatcacttcgtcaggcagctctaagcggtgtcaaatttagtctagaggcgtacaagactataggaaacttcgacgtacaagaatttcggcaggcagctgcgctctggctggtcgacaacaacagaccactccgcgagtttgagacgccggcttttcgcaagatgatcaggcttgctaatcctgaggcagaggcggcgttatggaggtctcataacagcgtgtcagcgttcgtgatgaggttgtacagttggctacggcctcaggtggtgcgcgcgttggctgaagccgagagcaaggtacatataagcttcgatgggtggacgacaaaaggcggcaaacgtggcttcttttctgtagttgctcactacgccaacagtaagggcgcgatagttgacctacccatcgcgctgccgcagctggtgggtgcccacactggtgaggcgatagctgacgctgtaaccaaaatcctgcaatccttcagcattaatcgcagcaaactcggctactttgtgctcgataacgcttacaataacgacaccgctgttaacaaactcgccgcgatgtaccacttttctgcctccgatcgccgcctccgctgcgcttgccacatacttaaccttgttggccaaacgattatgttcgggagggatgctgacgcgtataacaacgccctggagaacacaaagatggaggatttttacatgaaggagtggcggaaagaaggaccgcttggcgtgtatcttgatattatcaactacatcaacacgccgaagcagtggagtatttttgaagattgccaacgcgaggcagttaacagcatgcccacaggcgccagcggcggcactcgcgagccaattaagccgtgtgttacacgttggaacagctattacgactgctttaagcgcggagttcagctccaacaagctatcaacgcatacgccacgtaccacattcgcgagactgaacaggctgacgaacaggcagctattagaggaaacaagctgcctgatgtgccgcggtggatgaggtcagacggccttacggcggctgactgggcggtgattactgagtacatggcgatactgcagccgctcaagtttgctacagatcgcctccaaggccgcggcaagtgtggccgttttggcgcactctacgaggtcatcccagtatttgagagtgtgataactgagctggatgcacgccttcggccatacgaatcggtcaaccacgagccatctgaggcgcccgaagatcacatcccgatcaacctgcgagccgcgaggcgaaaagcgagcaattactttactaagatcctccaaagtcccatttactacgcagctacggcactacatccacgatataaaacatactctaagcgcttctggcgcgacaaacctacacaattgagcaccgcgcacgcgaagtttctgcgggtttgggctgcctacaagcctgccgctgctgccacaacaccaacccctgcgccaaaacctaccatgagcagctttgacgacgctatcgacgctatactagatgaggacggcgagcatacattggaggtggaggatgagtacgatagctggttaaaagagcctatgtggacgtctgatcaacacaaggagggtccaacagctgtacagtactggttatcgttgaagccgaagtatccacatctttcacgattggcgatcgacgtgttgactatacccacctccagctctgattgtgagcgcgtttttgcgggaactggcgatataattgagccacaaaggcggaaaattggcgcgcagttactggctgctttggtgtgcttgcaacggtggactcgtgcaggttttacaacaccaagcacgacaacagcagcaaagcatactgatgaggagctcacggaagagtttgcgataggaacgtgggaagagccgcctgcagaattgtcatag